A window from Falco naumanni isolate bFalNau1 chromosome 3, bFalNau1.pat, whole genome shotgun sequence encodes these proteins:
- the DHRS3 gene encoding short-chain dehydrogenase/reductase 3 isoform X2, with protein MMGTECHYFICDVGNREEVYQQAKAVREKVGDITILVNNAAVVHGKSLMDSDDDALLKSQHINTLGQFWTTKAFLPRMLELQNGHIVCLNSVLALSAIPGAIDYCTSKASSFAFMESLTLGLLDCPGVNATTVLPFHTSTEMFQGMRIRFPNLFPPLKPETVARRTVEAVQMNQAFLLLPWTMHVLVILKSILPQAALEEIHKFSGSYTCMNTFKGRT; from the exons ATGATGGGGACAGAATGCCATTATTTCATTTGTGATGTAGGAAATCGAGAGGAAGTCTATCAGCAAGCCAAAGCTGTGCGGGAAAAG gTGGGTGATATCACTATCCTGGTGAACAATGCTGCTGTGGTCCACGGTAAGAGCCTGATGGACAGCGATGATGATGCACTGCTCAAATCACAACATATAAACACCCTGGGACAGTTCTGG ACCACCAAAGCATTCCTGCCAAggatgctggagctgcagaATGGACACATTGTTTGCCTGAACTCTGTCCTGGCCTTGTCAGCCATCCCTGGTGCCATTGACTACTGCACCTCCAAAGCCTCATCCTTTGCCTTTATGGAGAGCCTGACCTTGGGGCTGCTGGACTGCCCGGGAGTGAATGCCACAACAGTCCTGCCCTTCCATACGAGCACAGAGATGTTTCAGGGCATGAGAATCAG GTTCCCtaatctttttcctcctctcaaGCCAGAGACAGTGGCTAGGAGGACAGTAGAAGCTGTTCAGATGAATCAAGCTTTCCTGCTCCTTCCATGGACAATGCATGTTCTTGTCATCctaaaaag cattctccctCAGGCAGCACTTGAAGAAATCCACAAGTTTTCTGGGAGCTACACCTGCATGAACACTTTTAAAGGACGAACATAG